One stretch of Ornithinimicrobium ciconiae DNA includes these proteins:
- a CDS encoding CHAT domain-containing protein → MSRVVFSIVEMPGPDGVCLGIQLKEPPELPRPQPEPLGLAATDPAFQALRGVPPDGAVREAGRLLFDALTQNSPVARQLSAALLVQPPERRPVFVELATTDGENFPWEALCNAEGRFLGLDERWAVGRIVETVIPVDGYWHFEPPLRLAAILSCLGVPAIDEWTALRAAVEATALPLELLVLVSEDTLHAEISQSAPPWVHVEFVPSTVAEMQVRLQQFNPHVLHMFCHGLSTETSPHLQVATRADWLTGESSSLMVEAGDIGGFNPPVDALPWLVVLNSCETASATGVEAAGSVALNLIYTEGIPAVVGMREPVRSDDATLFTKAFYDQLLPEFNALLSTPGVPEQLDWARLLVNAREQLADQYEPLDAQRGTKKEWTLPVVYTRPATFRVQASAAPSVGTEVGPEPQVAGAAESPPALPEDVEPEHVEPEHVEPEHVEPEHVEPEHVESEHVESEHVESEHVEPAAAAQRSATPPPSPPPPGGTPAPVTDQTTRSLVLTVEALTGLRTTVEGTGDTTLLDSIDTHLILVLDELEQR, encoded by the coding sequence ATGAGCAGGGTCGTCTTCAGCATCGTGGAGATGCCCGGACCCGACGGGGTGTGCCTGGGGATCCAGCTCAAGGAACCCCCAGAGCTGCCGCGGCCACAGCCGGAGCCGTTGGGGCTGGCAGCCACCGACCCCGCCTTTCAGGCACTACGTGGCGTGCCTCCCGACGGTGCTGTCCGGGAGGCCGGACGGCTGCTGTTCGACGCCCTGACCCAAAACTCCCCGGTGGCCAGGCAACTCTCGGCGGCGCTGCTGGTGCAGCCGCCTGAGCGCCGCCCGGTCTTTGTCGAGCTGGCCACCACCGACGGTGAGAACTTCCCGTGGGAGGCGTTGTGCAACGCCGAGGGACGCTTCCTCGGTCTCGACGAGCGCTGGGCCGTGGGGCGCATCGTCGAGACCGTCATCCCGGTGGACGGTTACTGGCACTTCGAGCCGCCCCTGCGACTGGCCGCGATCCTGTCCTGTCTGGGCGTGCCCGCCATCGATGAGTGGACCGCGCTGCGCGCCGCTGTCGAGGCCACCGCCCTGCCCCTTGAGCTGCTGGTCCTGGTGAGCGAGGACACGCTGCACGCGGAGATCTCGCAGTCCGCGCCGCCGTGGGTGCACGTGGAGTTTGTGCCTTCCACCGTGGCGGAGATGCAGGTGCGTCTCCAACAGTTCAACCCGCACGTCCTCCACATGTTTTGCCACGGCCTGTCGACGGAGACCAGCCCACACCTGCAGGTGGCGACCCGGGCCGACTGGCTCACGGGGGAGAGCAGCAGCCTGATGGTGGAGGCCGGAGACATCGGAGGCTTCAACCCGCCGGTGGACGCACTGCCCTGGCTGGTGGTGCTCAACAGTTGTGAGACCGCCTCTGCCACGGGGGTCGAGGCGGCTGGCTCCGTCGCACTGAACCTCATCTACACCGAGGGAATCCCCGCCGTTGTGGGCATGCGCGAACCGGTCCGTTCCGATGACGCCACGCTGTTCACCAAGGCCTTCTACGACCAGCTGCTGCCTGAGTTCAACGCGCTGCTGAGCACCCCCGGAGTCCCGGAGCAGCTGGATTGGGCCCGGCTGCTGGTCAACGCACGTGAACAACTGGCTGACCAGTATGAACCGCTCGATGCCCAGCGGGGCACCAAGAAGGAATGGACCCTCCCGGTGGTCTACACCCGTCCCGCAACGTTCCGGGTCCAGGCGTCAGCGGCCCCGAGCGTGGGGACAGAGGTGGGTCCCGAACCTCAGGTGGCAGGTGCGGCTGAGTCCCCGCCTGCCCTGCCCGAGGACGTCGAGCCCGAGCACGTCGAGCCCGAGCACGTCGAGCCCGAGCACGTCGAGCCCGAGCACGTCGAGCCTGAGCACGTCGAGTCCGAGCACGTCGAGTCCGAGCACGTCGAGTCCGAGCACGTCGAGCCCGCCGCCGCCGCGCAACGGTCTGCGACGCCACCACCATCGCCACCGCCACCCGGAGGCACCCCGGCGCCGGTCACCGACCAGACCACGCGCTCCCTGGTGCTCACCGTCGAGGCACTCACCGGGTTGCGAACCACGGTCGAGGGCACCGGAGACACCACCCTGCTGGACTCCATCGACACCCACCTCATCCTCGTGCTGGACGAACTGGAGCAACGATGA
- a CDS encoding multicopper oxidase domain-containing protein gives MTLPRSVRNTIPNTDPAPRRGGSQARGEWALRDRPALLWMVLAVLVALVHQWVPDATWLMVHLVLLGAITHSIFVWSTHFAQALLKTPEALDTRANQSRRLALLLLGTTLVLIGVPTTWWWLVLTGAILVSVAVLWHALMLRRRLRNALPGRFRITIRYYQVAAICLPVGIAFGATLALGLSQNWHDRLLVAHMMTNLLGWVGLTVTGTLITLWPTMLRTPMDTRAEHLARLALPILGVSLVIITTGALSGLRQVTVSGLVLYAAGLAWWGRALWQPARRRPPREFATASVASALLWLAVGIGTTIALVAQGSVSDSVGTLGAIFVVGFAAQLLTGALSYLMPTALGGGPSVVRAGQAVFNKIAALRLVIINVGLAMCLLPVPSLVRVTVSVLVLLALAAFLPLMIGGIIRSVRARRALGDGLPPLEPGARVERPPSALTLGQTVAGVTALLVAITVGVGLDPVAAGLGAPATGDSSTATVPATGETTRVEVSAKGMTFTPDTVSVPIGNRLVIDLVNDDVSTTHDLTLGGQKTPRLAHGERAEIVIDVVSGPMEGWCTIVGHRQSGMTFTVTTEGTPAAVPSGTADGATDGATDGAPAPTQNGGDAHAEHGGAPILGDDPPPVIQPVDPTLAPAPGATTHQVTLTAQEVPLEVAPGVWQQRWTFNGQAPGPTLRGTVGDVFEITLVNDGTLGHSIDFHAGALAPDEPMRTIPPGESLVYRFTATRSGIWMYHCSTMPMSSHIAAGMTGAVIIDPPGLPEVDHEFVLVQSEVYLDTVAQSAEEATEVNVDKIMADDPDLVVFNGIANQYDEHMLQAKVGDRVRIWVLAAGPNRLSSFHVVGGQFDTVYEEGHWVLGGPGAENGSASDGEGTGGSQVLGLLPAQGGFVELEMPEAGHYPLVSHLMIDAERGAHGFLEVTE, from the coding sequence ATGACTCTGCCCCGATCCGTCCGCAACACCATCCCCAACACCGACCCCGCACCGCGGCGCGGCGGCAGCCAGGCCCGCGGTGAGTGGGCCCTGCGGGACCGTCCCGCACTGCTCTGGATGGTGCTGGCGGTCCTCGTGGCGCTGGTCCACCAGTGGGTGCCCGATGCGACCTGGCTGATGGTCCACCTCGTGCTGCTCGGCGCGATCACCCACTCGATCTTTGTCTGGAGCACCCACTTCGCGCAGGCGCTGCTGAAGACCCCGGAGGCGCTGGACACCCGCGCCAACCAGAGCCGCCGCCTGGCGTTGCTGCTGCTGGGGACCACTCTCGTGCTGATCGGTGTTCCCACCACCTGGTGGTGGCTCGTCCTCACCGGCGCCATCCTGGTGTCGGTCGCGGTGCTCTGGCACGCGCTCATGCTGCGGCGCCGGTTGCGCAACGCGCTCCCGGGCCGTTTCCGGATCACCATCCGCTACTACCAGGTGGCGGCGATCTGTCTGCCGGTCGGCATCGCCTTCGGTGCCACGCTCGCCCTGGGCCTGAGCCAGAACTGGCACGACCGCCTCCTGGTGGCGCACATGATGACCAACCTGCTCGGCTGGGTGGGCCTGACGGTCACTGGCACCCTGATCACGCTGTGGCCCACCATGCTGCGCACCCCGATGGACACCCGTGCTGAGCACCTGGCCCGCCTGGCACTGCCGATCCTGGGTGTCTCCTTGGTCATCATCACCACCGGGGCATTGTCCGGTCTGCGCCAGGTCACCGTCTCCGGGCTGGTCCTGTATGCCGCCGGGCTGGCCTGGTGGGGCCGCGCCCTCTGGCAACCGGCGAGGCGCCGCCCACCCCGGGAGTTCGCCACCGCCTCGGTCGCCTCTGCGCTGCTGTGGCTGGCGGTCGGCATCGGCACCACGATCGCTCTGGTCGCCCAGGGCTCCGTCAGCGACAGCGTGGGCACCCTCGGGGCCATCTTCGTGGTCGGCTTCGCGGCCCAGCTGCTCACCGGTGCCCTGTCCTACCTGATGCCCACCGCCCTGGGCGGTGGCCCATCGGTCGTGCGTGCCGGGCAGGCCGTCTTCAATAAGATCGCGGCACTGCGCCTGGTCATCATCAACGTGGGCCTGGCCATGTGCCTGCTGCCGGTCCCGTCCCTGGTGCGCGTGACCGTCTCCGTGCTGGTGCTCCTGGCGCTGGCGGCCTTTCTGCCGCTCATGATCGGCGGCATCATCCGCTCAGTGCGGGCCCGGCGTGCCCTGGGCGACGGGCTCCCGCCGCTGGAGCCCGGTGCGCGCGTGGAGCGTCCACCATCGGCGCTGACCCTGGGTCAGACCGTCGCCGGTGTCACCGCCCTGCTGGTGGCCATCACGGTTGGCGTGGGCCTGGACCCGGTGGCCGCCGGTCTCGGTGCGCCCGCCACTGGCGACTCCTCCACCGCGACGGTGCCGGCCACCGGTGAGACGACCCGGGTCGAGGTCTCGGCCAAGGGCATGACCTTCACCCCCGACACGGTGAGCGTCCCCATCGGCAACCGCCTGGTCATCGACCTGGTCAATGACGACGTGTCAACCACCCACGACCTCACCCTCGGTGGTCAGAAGACACCCCGGCTGGCCCACGGCGAGCGCGCTGAGATCGTCATTGACGTCGTGTCCGGACCGATGGAGGGCTGGTGCACGATCGTGGGGCACCGGCAGAGCGGGATGACCTTCACGGTGACCACCGAGGGCACCCCCGCAGCGGTGCCCAGCGGGACCGCTGACGGAGCCACTGACGGGGCCACCGACGGAGCCCCGGCACCCACGCAGAACGGCGGTGACGCCCACGCCGAGCACGGCGGTGCCCCGATCCTCGGCGACGACCCGCCCCCCGTCATACAGCCCGTCGACCCGACTCTCGCTCCGGCTCCCGGGGCGACGACGCACCAGGTGACCCTCACCGCGCAGGAGGTGCCCCTGGAGGTGGCGCCCGGGGTGTGGCAACAGCGCTGGACCTTCAACGGTCAGGCCCCCGGCCCGACGCTGCGCGGCACGGTCGGCGACGTCTTCGAGATCACCCTGGTCAACGACGGCACCCTCGGGCACTCCATCGACTTCCACGCAGGCGCGCTCGCCCCGGACGAGCCGATGCGCACGATCCCCCCGGGTGAGTCCCTGGTCTATCGGTTCACCGCGACCAGGTCGGGCATCTGGATGTATCACTGCTCCACGATGCCCATGTCGTCGCACATCGCGGCCGGGATGACCGGGGCGGTGATCATCGATCCGCCGGGGTTGCCGGAGGTCGACCACGAGTTCGTGCTGGTGCAGTCCGAGGTCTACCTCGACACGGTCGCGCAGTCCGCGGAGGAGGCCACCGAGGTCAACGTCGACAAGATCATGGCCGACGATCCGGACCTCGTGGTGTTCAACGGGATCGCCAACCAGTACGACGAGCACATGCTCCAGGCGAAGGTCGGTGACCGGGTGCGCATCTGGGTGCTCGCCGCCGGACCCAACAGGCTCAGCAGTTTCCACGTCGTCGGCGGCCAGTTCGACACCGTCTATGAGGAGGGCCACTGGGTGCTCGGCGGACCCGGTGCCGAGAACGGGTCAGCCTCGGACGGTGAGGGCACCGGCGGGAGCCAGGTGCTGGGACTGCTGCCGGCCCAGGGTGGCTTCGTCGAGCTTGAGATGCCCGAGGCGGGCCACTATCCACTCGTGTCGCACCTGATGATCGATGCCGAGCGCGGTGCTCATGGGTTCCTGGAGGTCACCGAGTAG
- a CDS encoding hemerythrin domain-containing protein, which yields MCSYCGCQSITVVGRFMAEHDEIINATGQMVRAASSGDAETVRATAQVVARLLHPHTHAEEVGLFAVMREQEEFTDHIDVLCGEHTSLDELLELVANGDFARAPEFELALRNHIDKEDNGLFPAAAMSLDGTDWERVDETTPEAQEAITDGRGHLLSREAGPGHGHAHPHDPAHDHDHSHPHEHDHSHPHDHDHP from the coding sequence ATGTGTTCCTACTGCGGCTGCCAGTCCATCACCGTCGTCGGCCGGTTCATGGCCGAGCACGACGAGATCATCAACGCCACGGGACAGATGGTCCGTGCGGCGAGCTCCGGCGATGCTGAGACTGTCCGTGCCACCGCACAGGTGGTGGCCCGGCTGCTGCACCCGCACACGCACGCCGAGGAGGTCGGCCTGTTTGCCGTGATGCGCGAGCAGGAGGAGTTCACCGATCACATCGACGTGCTGTGCGGGGAACACACGAGTCTTGACGAGCTGCTCGAGCTGGTCGCCAACGGTGACTTCGCGCGGGCACCGGAGTTTGAGCTGGCCCTGCGCAACCACATCGACAAGGAGGACAACGGGTTGTTTCCCGCTGCCGCCATGTCACTGGACGGGACGGACTGGGAGCGGGTCGACGAGACCACTCCCGAGGCACAGGAGGCGATCACCGACGGTCGCGGCCACCTGCTGTCCCGCGAGGCCGGGCCGGGTCACGGGCACGCGCACCCCCACGACCCTGCGCATGACCACGACCACTCGCACCCCCACGAACACGACCACTCGCACCCCCACGACCACGATCACCCGTGA
- a CDS encoding DUF2249 domain-containing protein → MTSDIPLQDVSGCACGEHDVQVPELDVRVVPHAIRHATVFGALSAIPVGGALDLVAPHDPKPLLAQIADRESGAIDVEYLVPGPEAWTLRLTRAR, encoded by the coding sequence ATGACCAGTGACATCCCCCTGCAGGACGTCTCCGGCTGCGCCTGCGGCGAGCACGACGTGCAGGTCCCCGAGTTGGACGTGCGCGTTGTGCCGCACGCGATCCGCCACGCGACGGTCTTTGGCGCCCTGTCCGCGATCCCGGTCGGCGGTGCCCTGGACCTGGTGGCCCCCCACGACCCGAAGCCGCTGCTGGCCCAGATCGCGGACCGCGAGTCGGGCGCGATCGACGTCGAGTACCTGGTGCCCGGCCCCGAGGCATGGACCCTGCGCCTCACCCGCGCGCGCTGA
- a CDS encoding helix-turn-helix transcriptional regulator, which yields MKKTTRLGPKPWVPSADPDQAPAERVLAVLAEKSRPVTTADLVAEVGFHANTVRAHLQELVEAGLVTVRAVAPSGRGRPAHEYTITDEGRAVPRVNDPAFAEYRGLTTAFASYLMARTQDPADEARQIGRAWGTQLASERPEHSESPQELVLPLLARLGFTPVPPDTSPADEGIALRTCPLLELAEQMPEVICQVHQGLVEGALARGGAVSTEADLRPFSEPGACRLYLRETMPQ from the coding sequence GTGAAGAAAACGACGCGGCTGGGCCCGAAACCGTGGGTGCCGTCCGCCGACCCGGACCAGGCGCCCGCCGAGCGGGTCCTTGCCGTGCTCGCGGAGAAGAGCCGTCCGGTGACCACCGCTGATCTGGTGGCCGAGGTCGGATTCCATGCCAACACCGTGCGGGCACACCTGCAGGAACTGGTGGAAGCCGGCCTGGTCACGGTCCGGGCAGTCGCGCCGAGCGGCCGGGGCAGGCCCGCCCACGAATACACCATCACCGATGAGGGACGCGCCGTCCCCAGGGTCAACGACCCCGCGTTTGCCGAGTACCGAGGCCTCACCACCGCCTTCGCCAGCTATCTGATGGCCCGCACACAGGATCCCGCTGACGAGGCCCGTCAGATCGGCCGGGCCTGGGGCACACAACTGGCCTCCGAGAGGCCCGAGCACAGCGAGAGCCCGCAGGAGCTGGTGCTCCCGCTGCTGGCCAGGCTGGGCTTCACCCCGGTGCCGCCAGACACCTCTCCCGCCGACGAGGGGATCGCGCTGCGCACCTGCCCGCTCCTGGAGCTGGCCGAGCAGATGCCTGAGGTGATCTGCCAGGTCCACCAGGGTCTGGTCGAGGGCGCCCTGGCCCGCGGTGGCGCCGTGAGCACCGAGGCAGATCTGCGCCCTTTCAGCGAGCCGGGTGCGTGCCGACTCTATCTGCGCGAGACTATGCCGCAGTGA
- a CDS encoding MFS transporter, which produces MSDSPGTTTTQAAPAKANGKAWTMLIMATIGFAVNFWAWALLSPLGPLWAQDGTLGNITEGDVALLVAVPVIVGSLGRIIVGALTDKHGGRVMFPLVSVATIVPVLVIGFFAQSSLIAILITGFFLGIGGTAFAIGVPFVNAWFPPSQRGLAIGIFGAGMGGTAISALTTVPLYKNSHSLPFLITAVALAIYAVAAWLIMRDAPGRSTPTGSLVSRVVANSKLSITWMLAFLYAVAFGGYVAFSVYLPSYLKVAYELDPGDAANRMAGFVLIAVICRPVGGWLADKLGAIEVLSGCFLIVAIGATIASTTPILEHLGTFAFLGMAAALGAGSGATFALIAKVTEPGRVGGVTGIVGAAGGLGGFLPPLLMGYIYGRTESYSLGLLLLAITAMVALIMTVTVVKKKQDAPA; this is translated from the coding sequence ATGTCCGACTCACCGGGCACCACCACCACCCAGGCGGCCCCCGCCAAGGCCAACGGCAAGGCCTGGACGATGCTGATCATGGCGACCATCGGTTTCGCCGTGAACTTCTGGGCGTGGGCCCTGCTCAGCCCACTGGGACCGCTGTGGGCTCAAGACGGCACCCTGGGCAACATCACCGAGGGTGACGTCGCCCTCCTGGTCGCCGTGCCCGTCATCGTCGGGTCGCTCGGCCGCATCATCGTCGGTGCCCTCACCGACAAGCACGGCGGGCGCGTCATGTTTCCGCTGGTCTCCGTGGCCACGATCGTCCCGGTGCTGGTCATCGGGTTCTTCGCACAGAGCTCCCTGATTGCGATCCTCATCACCGGGTTCTTCCTCGGCATCGGTGGCACCGCCTTCGCCATCGGGGTCCCGTTCGTCAACGCGTGGTTCCCCCCGAGCCAGCGCGGCCTGGCGATCGGCATCTTTGGCGCCGGCATGGGCGGCACGGCCATCAGTGCACTGACCACCGTGCCGCTCTACAAGAACAGCCACAGCCTGCCGTTCCTCATCACAGCTGTCGCACTGGCCATCTATGCCGTCGCCGCCTGGCTGATCATGCGCGACGCCCCCGGCCGTTCGACACCGACCGGGTCGCTCGTCTCTCGCGTGGTCGCCAACTCGAAGCTGTCGATCACCTGGATGCTGGCCTTCCTCTATGCCGTCGCTTTCGGTGGCTATGTCGCCTTCTCGGTCTATCTGCCCTCCTACCTCAAGGTCGCCTACGAGCTCGATCCGGGCGACGCCGCCAACCGGATGGCGGGCTTCGTCTTGATTGCTGTCATCTGCCGACCGGTCGGCGGCTGGCTCGCGGACAAGCTCGGAGCCATCGAGGTGCTCTCCGGGTGCTTCCTGATCGTCGCGATCGGTGCCACCATCGCCTCCACCACACCGATCCTGGAGCACCTGGGCACGTTTGCCTTCCTCGGCATGGCTGCCGCCCTGGGTGCCGGCAGCGGCGCCACCTTCGCGCTCATCGCCAAGGTCACCGAACCGGGCCGGGTCGGTGGCGTGACCGGCATCGTCGGCGCGGCCGGAGGACTGGGCGGGTTCCTGCCGCCCCTGCTGATGGGCTATATCTATGGCCGCACCGAGTCCTACTCCCTCGGCCTGCTCCTGCTGGCCATCACCGCCATGGTGGCGCTGATCATGACGGTCACGGTCGTGAAGAAGAAGCAGGACGCCCCCGCGTGA
- a CDS encoding class I SAM-dependent methyltransferase codes for MTTQQTHQSADERLLEILDHGSTCVLVSIGHELGLFDTLADLPPATSTQIADAAGLDERYVREWLGGMTTSRLIDFEPADATYRLCADSAPFLVGAGPDNLARIMRYVTMMGAVAPLVVEAFRTGGGLAYEDYPHFHDVQGEDSAAVHDATLLEVTLPLTGLVDRLREGIRVADVGCGQGHAINLMARAFPASRFTGWDFSEEALATARAEASVWGLRNADFITRDVATLPDQDVAAFDLVTAFDAIHDQAQPAAVLANVHRALRPDGTFLMVDMFAQSNLEDNLDLPWATFLYAVSTTHCMSVSLGQGGAGLGTVWGVQTAERMLREAGFGQVERHEVEGDPFNAYFLARQR; via the coding sequence ATGACAACGCAGCAAACCCACCAGAGCGCCGACGAGCGCCTGCTGGAGATCCTGGATCACGGCAGCACCTGTGTGCTGGTCAGCATCGGCCACGAACTGGGCCTGTTCGACACCCTCGCTGACCTGCCACCGGCGACCAGCACCCAGATCGCCGATGCCGCCGGACTGGATGAGCGCTACGTGCGGGAATGGCTCGGTGGCATGACCACGTCCCGGCTCATCGACTTCGAGCCGGCTGACGCCACCTATCGCCTCTGCGCCGACTCAGCACCTTTCCTGGTCGGTGCGGGACCGGACAACCTTGCGCGGATCATGCGCTACGTGACCATGATGGGTGCGGTGGCGCCACTGGTGGTCGAGGCCTTTCGAACGGGAGGAGGACTGGCCTACGAGGACTACCCGCACTTCCACGACGTCCAGGGCGAGGACAGCGCGGCCGTGCACGACGCCACCCTGCTGGAGGTCACGCTGCCACTGACCGGCCTCGTCGACCGGCTCCGCGAGGGCATCCGCGTGGCGGACGTCGGGTGCGGACAGGGCCATGCCATCAATCTGATGGCGCGCGCCTTCCCCGCCAGCCGGTTCACCGGCTGGGATTTCAGCGAGGAGGCCCTCGCCACCGCCCGCGCTGAGGCCTCGGTGTGGGGCCTGAGGAATGCGGACTTCATCACCAGGGACGTGGCCACGCTGCCGGACCAGGACGTCGCCGCGTTCGACCTGGTGACCGCCTTCGACGCCATCCACGACCAGGCTCAGCCCGCCGCAGTGCTGGCAAACGTGCACCGTGCGCTGCGTCCGGACGGTACCTTCCTGATGGTCGACATGTTCGCGCAGAGCAACCTGGAGGACAACCTCGACCTGCCCTGGGCTACCTTCCTGTATGCCGTCTCGACGACACACTGCATGTCCGTCTCGCTCGGCCAGGGCGGCGCGGGTCTGGGGACCGTCTGGGGCGTGCAGACCGCCGAGCGGATGCTCCGTGAGGCCGGGTTCGGACAGGTCGAACGCCACGAGGTGGAGGGCGACCCCTTCAACGCCTACTTCCTGGCTCGTCAGCGCTGA
- a CDS encoding helix-turn-helix domain-containing protein, with translation MTSTPSTTPDAQDWAAVQTALAARRDRLDPADLTRLGEATWWLGNAPGAMEVAEEAFQRLAEAGRESEAADHALRLALAWMLRGDVAISHAWLSRAKRLLADLPPGVLHGYLAYIEGSQDTDLTGDPMPCRTAAETLDQLNERFGDPALQTLSVALRGMAGVLSGDSETGWAALDESILPLLNGCLEPMWTGDLLCSVVHLCDELGDLARAQQWTGVMARWSTPLSQTFMYADVVRVHELALAAAAGEWDLVEHELGNRADDLVGAHGWLAGEAYYTLGEVRRLRGDREGADTAFGQARALQHDAQPGTALRLRSDGHFGEALESLRIALADQVPLRRARVLLPMIEMLLEAGDQAYAATLAAEAEATAAHFASPGLRAVACRARAAVRLATGLPGLAVPLLEEAGQIYRDQRHRYPAAQVHERLAEARDASGDDARAAAEVATAAAIYRSLGAAPDLERLSPAEPPAGLTGREVEVLLAVSRGGTNKDIAAELFISEKTVGRHLANIYTKLGVSSRTAAASWARDQRL, from the coding sequence GTGACGTCCACGCCGTCGACCACGCCCGACGCGCAGGACTGGGCTGCTGTGCAGACCGCTCTGGCCGCGCGTCGCGACCGGCTGGACCCTGCAGACCTCACCCGCCTGGGTGAGGCGACCTGGTGGCTCGGGAACGCTCCGGGCGCCATGGAGGTCGCTGAGGAAGCCTTCCAACGCCTGGCGGAGGCGGGGCGGGAGAGCGAGGCCGCGGACCATGCCCTGCGTCTCGCCCTCGCCTGGATGCTGCGCGGCGACGTGGCGATCTCGCACGCCTGGCTGAGCCGCGCCAAACGACTGTTGGCAGATCTCCCGCCAGGAGTGCTGCACGGCTACCTGGCCTACATCGAGGGCAGCCAGGACACCGACCTGACGGGGGATCCGATGCCGTGCCGGACCGCCGCCGAGACGTTGGACCAGCTCAACGAGCGATTCGGGGATCCCGCCCTGCAGACCCTCTCCGTGGCACTGCGCGGCATGGCCGGCGTCCTCTCCGGCGACTCGGAGACGGGGTGGGCAGCACTGGACGAGTCGATCCTGCCTCTGCTGAACGGCTGCCTCGAACCCATGTGGACCGGGGACCTGCTGTGCAGCGTGGTGCACCTGTGCGACGAGCTGGGCGATCTGGCCCGAGCACAGCAGTGGACCGGGGTCATGGCCCGCTGGTCCACCCCTTTGTCGCAGACCTTCATGTATGCCGATGTGGTCCGGGTGCACGAGCTCGCACTGGCGGCGGCGGCGGGCGAGTGGGACCTGGTCGAGCACGAGCTCGGGAACCGGGCGGACGATCTCGTGGGGGCGCACGGCTGGCTTGCCGGGGAGGCCTACTACACGCTCGGCGAGGTCCGCCGCCTCCGCGGGGACCGCGAGGGCGCGGACACGGCGTTTGGCCAGGCGCGCGCGCTCCAGCACGACGCCCAGCCCGGCACCGCGCTGCGGCTCAGGTCCGACGGGCACTTCGGTGAGGCGCTGGAGTCCCTGCGCATCGCACTGGCCGACCAGGTCCCGCTGCGCCGTGCCCGGGTGCTGCTGCCGATGATCGAGATGCTGCTGGAGGCCGGCGACCAGGCCTATGCCGCCACCCTGGCTGCTGAGGCCGAGGCCACCGCCGCACACTTCGCCTCACCAGGGTTGCGTGCCGTGGCGTGCCGTGCGCGAGCGGCCGTGCGCCTCGCCACCGGGTTGCCAGGCCTCGCGGTGCCCCTGCTCGAGGAGGCCGGCCAGATCTACCGGGACCAACGGCACCGATACCCTGCCGCCCAGGTGCACGAGCGCCTCGCGGAGGCAAGGGACGCGTCGGGTGACGATGCACGTGCTGCGGCCGAGGTGGCCACGGCGGCCGCGATCTACCGGAGCCTCGGAGCAGCTCCGGACTTGGAGCGACTCTCCCCCGCCGAGCCGCCCGCAGGACTGACCGGGCGCGAGGTCGAGGTGCTCCTGGCTGTTTCGCGCGGGGGCACCAACAAGGACATCGCCGCTGAGCTGTTCATCAGCGAGAAGACGGTGGGTCGACACCTGGCGAACATCTACACCAAGCTGGGCGTCTCCTCGCGGACCGCCGCCGCCAGCTGGGCGCGCGACCAGCGGCTGTGA